A genomic region of Papaver somniferum cultivar HN1 chromosome 7, ASM357369v1, whole genome shotgun sequence contains the following coding sequences:
- the LOC113297081 gene encoding protein CHUP1, chloroplastic-like, which yields MAGNKVKQAMGFQKSSAPTTTSKPEERTTPKRTQSCPSPSPGSSTTKQKTVFSRSFGVYFPRSSAQVQPRPPDVSDLLKVVEELRERECHLKTKIIEQKLLKQSVAIVPYLESEITSKNSEIEVCNKKIEELECDNERLKKELEMKIEEERKENEKFVKEMEVEISELKKTIEEQKKTITEQSRTDSSLSASSSNKLSSCIESGHNALHSRSNSTEEVLSTSQRFMGLVDVTTKTNLAVRNLKRGVALKPLEIVANQDNNQHKHIEITDPKKVEVEIERNHHQSEEMSVISSSIKSRIPRVPKPPPKPSSSTTTTPLPSPTSSSSSSSSSDSSSTEETNSKSLSSAAPPPPPPPPPLTGRKTTAPPPPPPPPPPTAKKTNVPPPPPPPPLAKKTLAPPPPPPLPFKGGKIGPTKVKRVPEVVEFYHSLMRRDSKKESGISGSDTPAAANARDMIGEIENRSAHQLAIKSDVETQGDFIKSLIKEVENATFTNIEDVVAFVKWLDDELSYLVDERAVLKHFEWPEQKADALREAAFGYCDLKKLELEASNFIDDTRQPCGTALKKMQTSLEKLEHGAYNLSRMRESSTNKYRGFHIPTDWMLETGFVAQIKLASVKLAMKFMNRVSTELEAAGGAPELEELMLQGVRFAFRVHQFAGGFDAETMRAFQELRNKSKSCHIQCQNQQQQKLLCRSTPC from the exons ATGGCTGGAAATAAGGTAAAACAAGCAATGGGTTTTCAGAAATCATCGGctccaacaacaacatcaaaaccaGAAGAAAGAACAACACCAAAACGTACACAATCATGTCCATCGCCATCACCAGGTAGTTCAACTACAAAACAGAAGACTGTGTTTTCCCGTTCTTTTGGGGTTTATTTTCCTCGTTCTTCAGCTCAAGTTCAACCTCGTCCACCAGATGTTAGTGATTTGCTTAAAGTCGTTGAAGAATTAAGAGAAAGAGAATGCCATCTTAAAACTAAAATCATCGAACAAAAGCTTTTGAAACAATCTGTTGCGATCGTTCCGTATTTAGAAAGTGAAATTACTTCGAAAAATTCAGAAATTGAAGTTTGTAATAAGAAAATTGAAGAGTTAGAAtgtgataatgagagattaaagaAGGAATTAGAGATGAAGATCGAAGAAGAGAggaaagaaaatgagaaatttGTTAAAGAGATGGAAGTTGAGATTTCAGAGCTTAAAAAAACAATCGAAGAACAGAAGAAAACAATTACAGAACAAAGTCGAACCGATTCATCGTTATCTGCATCATCGTCAAACAAATTATCAAGTTGCATTGAATCTGGTCACAATGCTCTGCATTCCAGGTCTAATTCCACTGAAGAAGTATTATCAACATCACAGAGATTTATGGGATTGGTGGATGTAACTACGAAAACAAATCTAGCCGTGAGGAATTTGAAAAGGGGAGTAGCATTGAAACCTTTAGAGATTGTTGCGAATCAAGACAATAATCAACATAAACATATTGAAATTACAGATCCGAAGAAAGTAGAAGTGGAAATTGAGAGGAATCATCATCAATCTGAAGAAATGTCAGTGATTTCTAGTAGTATTAAATCTCGAATCCCTAGGGTTCCTAAACCTCCTCCAAAaccttcatcatcaacaacaacaacaccattacCATCTCccacttcatcttcatcatcatcttcaagttCTGATTCTTCTTCAACTGAAGAAACGAACTCTAAAAGCTTGTCTTCAGCTGCGCCTCCTcctccaccgccaccaccacctctaACGGGGAGAAAGACGACtgcaccacctccaccaccaccgcctcctcCTCCAACAGCAAAAAAGACGAATGTACCTCctcctccacctcctcctcctctggCAAAAAAGACGCTTGCACCCCCTCCACCTCCGCCATTGCCATTTAAAGGGGGAAAAATTGGTCCTACTAAGGTCAAAAGAGTACCGGAAGTTGTGGAGTTCTATCATTCTTTAATGCGGAGAGATTCAAAGAAAGAATCCGGAATCTCTGGGTCTGACACTCCGGCCGCCGCTAACGCTCGTGATATGATCGGAGAAATTGAGAATCGGTCTGCCCATCAACTAGCT ATCAAGTCAGATGTTGAAACCCAAGGTGATTTCATCAAATCTCTGATAAAAGAAGTTGAAAATGCTACTTTCACTAAcattgaagatgttgttgcttTTGTTAAATGGCTTGATGATGAGCTTTCATACCTG GTGGATGAAAGAGCAGTTCTTAAACACTTTGAATGGCCTGAGCAAAAAGCAGATGCATTAAGGGAAGCTGCATTTGGTTATTGTGACTTAAAAAAGCTTGAATTAGAAGCTTCAAATTTCATTGATGATACTAGACAACCTTGTGGAACTGCCTTGAAAAAGATGCAAACTTCACTtgaaaa ATTAGAACATGGAGCTTATAATTTATCAAGAATGAGAGAATCTTCAACTAATAAATACAGGGGTTTTCACATTCCTACTGATTGGATGCTTGAAACAGGATTTGTTGCTCAG ATCAAACTTGCATCAGTCAAGCTAGCCATGAAGTTCATGAACAGGGTTTCAACTGAACTGGAGGCCGCAGGTGGCGCTCCTGAATTGGAAGAATTGATGCTCCAAGGTGTAAGATTCGCCTTCCGAGTGCATCAG TTTGCAGGAGGTTTCGATGCAGAAACAATGAGAGCATTTCAGGAGTTAAGAAACAAATCTAAATCATGCCATATACAATGCCAAAACCAGCAGCAACAAAAACTTTTATGCAGGTCTACACCTTGCTAA